The sequence CTACCGCGCGATCGTCATGAAAGCCCGCGAGCTAGGGCTCGCCGGAGCGACCGTGCTGCATGGCACGATGGGCTTCGGGGCGAACACGCGCGTTCACACCAGCCGCCTCCTGGACCTCTCGACCGATCTGCCGATCGTGGTGGAAGTCGTCGACGCGGCGGCAAAGATCGCCCAGTTGCTGCCGTTCTTGGACGAGACCGTCGACGAAGGGATGATCACGGTCGAGAGCGTGCGCGTGCTGAAATATCGGCATAGTGCCGCGGCCTCGAAGGATTGAGCCGCCAGGACGCCAAGAAGAAGGGACCCTAAGAACTCTTGGCGTCCTTGGCGTCTTGGCGGTTAATCACCTTTATGCCGCCAATCGCACCGAAAGCGCGCGCTCTTCGCGGGCGATGCTCCAGTCGTATTCGACCATCAGGCTGACCAATTCGCGAAACGTCGTGCGCGGCTGCCAGCCGAGCAGCTCGCGGGCTTTCGACGCGTCACCGAGCAACAGATCGACTTCGGCCGGCCTGAAATAGCGCGGATCGACCACCATGTGGTCCTGCCAGCGCAGACCGAGATGCTCGAAGGTCAACTCCAAGAACTCATGAACGCTGTGCGTTTCGCCGGTTGCGATTACGTAGTCGTCCGGCTCGTCCTGCTGGAGCATCAGCCACATCGCCTCGACGTAGTCTTTGGCATAGCCCCAATCGCGGCGGGCGTCGAGATTGCCGAGATACAGCTTCTGCTGCAGCCCTTCGCGGATGCGGGTTGCCCCGCGAGTGATTTTGCGGGTGACAAACGTCTCGCCGCGCCATGGTGATTCGTGGTTGAACAAAATGCCGTTCGAGGCGTGCAAGCCATAGGCCTCACGGTAGTTCACCGTCTGATGAAAGCTGAACACTTTCGCACAGGCATAGGGGCTGCGCGGATGGAACGGCGTGGTTTCGCGCTGGGGCGACTCGACGGCCTGGCCGAACATCTCGCTCGATGAGGCCTGATAAACGCGCACTTCGCGATGCCGCTTCAATTGCCGGGCGGTCTCCAGAATCCGCAGCGTGCCGAGCGCATCGACGTCGGCCGTGAATAGCGGCTGGTCGAATGATACCCGCACGTGACTCTGCGCCGCCAGATTGTAGATCTCATCCGGCTCGATCGAGAGGACCAGATTCATCAGGCTCGTGCCGTCGGTCAGATCGCCGTAATGAAGGAACAGCCGGGTGCCGGCCTCATGCGGGTCCTGATAAAGATGCTCGATCCGCTCGGTGTTGAATGTGCTCGCGCGGCGGACCAGGCCGTGGATTTCGTATCCCTTGGCCAAGAGGAACTCCGCCAGATAGGAGCCGTCTTGGCCGGTGATGCCGGTGATCAGGGCGCGTCGCGGAGAGGTCATTTGCAGTTAACGGTCCGAGTTGCCGTGCATTGGGCACCTGTCATTTAAGGATTCGCGATCTTCGACCTTTAGTTCGCAAGCGAACCGGCTAACGATTGACCTCCGTCCTCCGAACATTGCTCACGCGGCGCGGGGCAGCGCCGCGGCCTGTCGATCGGCTTCGTACCAGGCGACCGTCTCTCGCAGGCCATCGGGAAAGCGAGTCGTGGCTTGAAATCCAAATTCCGCCAGCGCTCGGCTTGTGTCGAGGCAGCGCCGCGGTTGGCCGTCGGGCTTCGTCGCGTCCCAGCGGATTTCACCACCGTAACAGCAGGCACGGCAGACCAACTCCGTCAACTCGCGGATCGTAATCTCCTCGCCGGAGCCGATATTGACCGGCTCGGGCTTGTCGTAGAGTTCGGTGGCCGCGGCAATTGCGCGAGCGGCATCACGGACGAATAGGAATTCGCGCGACGCACTGCCCGTTCCCCAGACTTCGACGAATGGTTGCTTCGCTTCGCGGGCTTCAATCGCCTTGCGAATCAGCGCGGGAATCACATGGCTCGAATCGGGATCGAAGTTGTCGCCCGGCCCGTAGAGGTTCACCGGCAAGAGCGAGATGGCATTCATTCCATACTGCTGCCGATAGGCTTGAGCCTGCACGAGCAGCATCTTTTTTGCCAGACCGTAAGGAGCGTTCGTCTCTTCCGGATAACCGTTCCAAAGATCGTCTTCGCGGAACGGAACGGGAGTATGCTTGGGGTACGAGCAGATCGAACCGATCACGACGATCTTGCTCACCTTCGCTAGCCGGGCCTCTTCGAGAAGCTGAACGCCCATGATGGCGTTTTCGTAGAAATAGCGGCCTGGATTAGCCCGGTTTGCTCCAATCCCGCCGACCACCGCCGCCAAATGCACGACCACGTCGGGCCGCGTCACTCGAAACAGCCGGCGAACCGCCTCGCGGCGGCGAAGATCGTATTCATAGCTTCTCGGCGCCAGAATCAAGCTCGGGCGATAAGCATCCAGCGCCTGGCAAACCTCGCGCCCCAGGAAACCGGCGCCGCCAGTCACAATCACTCGCTTTCCCGCAAGCAGTCCCATCGGATCCGTCCAGGGGATTAAGGCAGATTACCGCAATGAAACGCGGGAGTCAGTAGCTTCGTGCAGCAGCCCCGCGGGCCATAAGAGTCTTAAAAATGGGCGATCCCGGCAAGGTCAGTTTTCCGCTGAGACGGAGCGCGGCAGTCGATCGTTTGAGTCGATTTCCTGTGTGGACTACCAGAAGCTAGTGGCAAAATTTGTGCGAGCCGGGGTTGAATTCCCGGCCGATTCGGGCACAATACTTGATTCGCCGCGGCCTATTTCGGCCGAGGCTGATTTAGTGGAAGCGGCGTTTCGCCGCTTCACGGTGCGCGGCGGGACGCCGCGCCTACGCTTTGAATCGGGGATGACCATGGCCGAAGTGTTAAACGTCGAGGTTCGCAAGTCCTATGGCAAGCGGCATGCCAAGCGGCTCCGCAACGGAGGGGCGATTCCGGCCGTGCTGTATGGCCATGGGGAGCAGACGGTCAGCTTGGCCGTGTCGCGCGACCAGTTTGCGACCGCAATGCGGCATGGGAGCCGGCTAGTCGAACTCAAAGGAGGCGTGAACGAGAGCGCCCTGATTCGTGACCTGCAATGGGACACCTACGGCACGGGCGTACTGCACATCGACTTCACCCGGGTCTCGGCTGACGAGCGGATTGAAGTGACCGTGCCGGTCGAGCTGCGTGGCCAAGCCCCGGGAGCGCGGCAAGGGGGCGTCGTCCAGCATTTGGCGCACGAAATCAAGATCGAGTGCCTCGCCACCGCGATCCCCGACAAAATTCAGCTCAACATCAATCACCTGGAAATTGGTGGCTCGGTGACGATCGGGCAATTGGAGTTGCCGCAGGGAGCGAAGCTTTTGAGCGATCCGGATGCGGTGGCCGCACAGTGCGTCGAGCCGGCCGCCGAGGTGGAAGAGGCTGCCGCCACGACCGAAGGCGCGGAGCCGGAAGTGATTGGACGCAAGGCCGAGACGGAGGAAGAGGAGGAGAAGTGAGGTCGGAGGTCGGGGATCAGAGTTCACACGGTTGGAGTTCAGCCTTTGCGCTGTTGCTCGCAGGCTAAAGCCTGTCTTCGACCCTGAGGCTCAGACCCGAAGGGAACTCCAACTCTCGATCGGAGGTCGAAATCATTTCTTCCCGTTGCATTCATGAAATTGGTTCTCGGGCTAGGGAATCCGGGGCGTAAATACGAGGGGACCCGACACAATGTGGGATTCGCCGTGGCGGCGGAATTGGCTCGCCGCCATGCGACGGGCCGGCCGAGAACCGGCTTTCAAGCAGAATTGATCGAAGCGGATTTGAGCGGCCAGCGGGTGCTGTTGCTATTGCCCCAGACGTTTATGAACTTAAGCGGCACGAGCGCCTTGGCGGCCCGCGATTTTTACAAACTGCCGAACGAAGATCTGCTGGTCGTGTGCGATGATTTCAATCTGCCGCTGGGAAAACTAAGGCTGCG is a genomic window of Pirellulales bacterium containing:
- the gmd gene encoding GDP-mannose 4,6-dehydratase; the encoded protein is MTSPRRALITGITGQDGSYLAEFLLAKGYEIHGLVRRASTFNTERIEHLYQDPHEAGTRLFLHYGDLTDGTSLMNLVLSIEPDEIYNLAAQSHVRVSFDQPLFTADVDALGTLRILETARQLKRHREVRVYQASSSEMFGQAVESPQRETTPFHPRSPYACAKVFSFHQTVNYREAYGLHASNGILFNHESPWRGETFVTRKITRGATRIREGLQQKLYLGNLDARRDWGYAKDYVEAMWLMLQQDEPDDYVIATGETHSVHEFLELTFEHLGLRWQDHMVVDPRYFRPAEVDLLLGDASKARELLGWQPRTTFRELVSLMVEYDWSIAREERALSVRLAA
- a CDS encoding GDP-L-fucose synthase codes for the protein MGLLAGKRVIVTGGAGFLGREVCQALDAYRPSLILAPRSYEYDLRRREAVRRLFRVTRPDVVVHLAAVVGGIGANRANPGRYFYENAIMGVQLLEEARLAKVSKIVVIGSICSYPKHTPVPFREDDLWNGYPEETNAPYGLAKKMLLVQAQAYRQQYGMNAISLLPVNLYGPGDNFDPDSSHVIPALIRKAIEAREAKQPFVEVWGTGSASREFLFVRDAARAIAAATELYDKPEPVNIGSGEEITIRELTELVCRACCYGGEIRWDATKPDGQPRRCLDTSRALAEFGFQATTRFPDGLRETVAWYEADRQAAALPRAA
- a CDS encoding 50S ribosomal protein L25, with the translated sequence MAEVLNVEVRKSYGKRHAKRLRNGGAIPAVLYGHGEQTVSLAVSRDQFATAMRHGSRLVELKGGVNESALIRDLQWDTYGTGVLHIDFTRVSADERIEVTVPVELRGQAPGARQGGVVQHLAHEIKIECLATAIPDKIQLNINHLEIGGSVTIGQLELPQGAKLLSDPDAVAAQCVEPAAEVEEAAATTEGAEPEVIGRKAETEEEEEK
- the pth gene encoding aminoacyl-tRNA hydrolase, translated to MKLVLGLGNPGRKYEGTRHNVGFAVAAELARRHATGRPRTGFQAELIEADLSGQRVLLLLPQTFMNLSGTSALAARDFYKLPNEDLLVVCDDFNLPLGKLRLRGQGSAGGQKGLADILRRLGTEDVPRLRIGVGPVPTSWDPVDFVLSRFTKNELPEIDLSVMRAADAAIVWATEGLQESMNRYN